From one Nodosilinea sp. FACHB-141 genomic stretch:
- a CDS encoding DNA-3-methyladenine glycosylase I has translation MTFTPDARPRCSWVHHNDPIEIAYHDTEWGVPLHCDRKHFEFIILDGFQAGLSWITILRKRENFRAAFDGFDPQVVAGYDEAKHQELLGNAGIVRNRLKIAAATLNAQAFLKVQETFGSFDRYIWQFVDGEPVQNAWPTLADAPTRTAASDAMSKDLKQRGFKFVGTTICYAYMQAAGMVNDHTTDCFRHRELA, from the coding sequence ATGACCTTCACCCCCGACGCCCGACCCCGCTGCAGCTGGGTGCACCACAACGACCCAATTGAAATCGCCTATCACGATACTGAGTGGGGAGTACCGCTACACTGCGATCGCAAGCATTTCGAGTTCATCATTCTCGATGGCTTTCAGGCTGGGCTGAGCTGGATCACCATTCTGCGCAAGCGTGAAAACTTTCGCGCCGCATTTGATGGCTTTGACCCTCAGGTCGTCGCCGGCTACGACGAGGCCAAGCATCAAGAACTTCTAGGCAATGCCGGAATTGTGCGCAACCGGCTCAAAATTGCCGCCGCCACCCTCAACGCCCAGGCGTTTCTAAAAGTGCAAGAAACCTTCGGCAGCTTCGATCGCTACATCTGGCAGTTTGTCGATGGCGAACCCGTGCAGAATGCCTGGCCAACCCTGGCCGATGCTCCCACCCGCACCGCCGCCTCGGATGCGATGAGCAAAGACCTCAAGCAGCGCGGCTTTAAGTTTGTGGGCACCACGATTTGCTACGCCTACATGCAGGCGGCAGGCATGGTTAACGACCACACCACAGACTGTTTCCGCCATCGAGAATTGGCCTAA
- a CDS encoding GTP-binding protein, whose amino-acid sequence MSLRSESTMSTAAPPIQPQAMDDIKHGLPVTIITGFLGSGKTTLLNHILANQEGLKTAVLVNEFGEIGIDNDLLIATENSDDTMVELSNGCICCTINNDLMEAVYKVLERQDKIDYLVVETTGLADPLPIALTFLGTELRDMTRLDSIVTVVDAENYSLDLFNSQAAHNQIAYGDIILLNKADLVDDADLDLLEVKIRDVKEGARILRTTKSQVPLPLILSVGLFESDKYFGSDSAEAEHDHDHHGHDHHDHEAHDHANCDHDHGQCEHDHDDHGHAHGHHSDHLAIDGFTSLSFASDRPFAIRKFQHFLDNLLPESVFRAKGILWFDESPKRHIFHLSGKRFSLDDDQWKGEPKNQLVLIGQGLDHDTLREQLNACLGIPSPKRGQGFGK is encoded by the coding sequence ATGTCCTTGCGTTCAGAGAGCACCATGTCTACCGCTGCGCCTCCCATCCAGCCCCAGGCCATGGATGACATCAAACACGGTCTGCCCGTTACGATCATTACCGGCTTTTTGGGTAGCGGCAAAACCACCCTGCTCAACCACATTTTGGCCAACCAGGAAGGGCTCAAAACCGCCGTCCTGGTGAACGAGTTTGGCGAAATTGGCATCGACAACGACCTGCTGATCGCTACCGAAAACAGCGACGACACCATGGTCGAACTCAGCAACGGCTGCATCTGTTGCACCATCAACAACGACCTGATGGAAGCGGTGTACAAAGTGCTGGAGCGCCAGGACAAAATTGACTATTTGGTGGTCGAAACGACCGGGTTAGCTGACCCCTTACCCATTGCGCTGACATTTTTGGGCACCGAGCTGCGCGACATGACCCGACTCGACTCCATCGTCACCGTAGTCGATGCCGAAAACTACAGCCTGGACCTCTTCAACAGTCAGGCCGCCCATAACCAGATTGCTTACGGCGACATTATTCTGCTCAACAAGGCCGACTTAGTCGATGACGCCGACCTCGATCTGCTAGAGGTCAAGATTCGCGACGTCAAAGAGGGCGCTAGAATCCTCCGTACCACTAAATCGCAGGTGCCGCTGCCGCTGATTCTCAGTGTGGGTCTATTTGAGTCGGATAAATACTTCGGCAGCGACAGCGCTGAGGCCGAGCACGACCACGACCATCATGGGCATGATCACCACGATCACGAGGCCCATGACCACGCCAATTGTGACCACGACCATGGCCAATGTGAGCACGACCACGATGACCATGGCCATGCTCACGGGCACCACTCTGACCACTTAGCCATCGATGGGTTTACGTCGCTGTCGTTTGCCAGCGATCGCCCCTTTGCCATTCGCAAGTTTCAGCACTTTCTCGACAACCTGCTGCCTGAGTCGGTGTTTCGTGCCAAGGGCATTCTCTGGTTTGACGAAAGCCCTAAGCGCCACATCTTTCACCTCAGCGGCAAGCGCTTTTCGCTTGACGATGACCAGTGGAAGGGCGAACCCAAGAACCAGCTGGTGCTGATTGGCCAGGGGCTAGACCACGACACCCTGCGCGAACAGCTCAACGCCTGCCTGGGCATTCCTTCGCCAAAGCGAGGCCAGGGGTTTGGTAAATAG
- a CDS encoding ubiquinol-cytochrome c reductase iron-sulfur subunit encodes MKRREFNNLLALGLLASSLPVAIAACQSDSTSEAGSGADGEFVPLGAVADLDAQGSLANENFQGKNLAVIRDPNAPDALIAVSAVCTHAGCTVAWNSEQKLFACPCHASNFNTDGTVDSGPAREPLETFEAKVEGDQVLVKV; translated from the coding sequence ATGAAGCGTCGAGAGTTTAACAATCTGCTGGCGCTTGGGCTGCTGGCTAGCTCGTTGCCGGTGGCGATCGCAGCCTGCCAGTCTGACTCCACCTCTGAAGCAGGGTCGGGAGCCGATGGTGAGTTTGTCCCCCTCGGCGCCGTAGCTGATCTAGATGCCCAGGGCAGCCTTGCCAATGAGAATTTTCAGGGCAAGAATCTAGCGGTCATCCGTGACCCCAACGCTCCCGATGCTCTGATCGCCGTGAGTGCGGTCTGCACCCATGCTGGCTGTACCGTGGCTTGGAATAGTGAACAAAAGCTGTTTGCCTGCCCCTGCCACGCTAGCAACTTCAACACAGATGGCACCGTCGACTCTGGCCCTGCGCGGGAGCCGCTAGAGACCTTTGAGGCCAAGGTTGAGGGCGATCAGGTGCTGGTCAAAGTTTAG
- a CDS encoding HIT family protein: protein MTDKGAQLHIDCLACQILAGAQLVPGGTIAENPWWVADHCVGPYGLGSVVVKTRTHRENLWELSMAESASMGPFLQQMSEAIALAMEAERVYVSLWVDQPPYHVHFVLQPRYPDGRHPEELGLKGLELQVFRTLGKPPSEAEMTEAADRIRTVWQQKFSPQASCES from the coding sequence ATGACCGACAAAGGAGCGCAACTGCATATCGACTGTCTCGCCTGCCAGATATTAGCGGGCGCACAGCTGGTACCCGGTGGCACCATCGCAGAGAATCCCTGGTGGGTCGCTGACCACTGCGTTGGCCCCTATGGGTTGGGGTCGGTGGTGGTTAAAACTCGCACCCACCGCGAAAACCTGTGGGAGCTGTCGATGGCCGAGTCAGCCTCGATGGGGCCGTTTTTGCAGCAGATGTCGGAGGCGATCGCCCTGGCTATGGAGGCCGAGCGAGTTTACGTTAGCCTCTGGGTTGACCAGCCGCCCTACCACGTTCACTTTGTGCTGCAACCCCGCTACCCAGACGGTCGCCACCCTGAGGAACTGGGGCTTAAGGGCTTGGAGCTGCAGGTGTTTCGTACCCTGGGTAAGCCCCCCAGCGAGGCAGAGATGACTGAGGCCGCTGATCGCATTCGCACCGTGTGGCAGCAGAAATTTTCGCCCCAGGCGTCGTGCGAGTCGTAG
- the dtd gene encoding D-aminoacyl-tRNA deacylase yields MRVVVQRVTASSVTVDGQIVGKIGAGLNLLVGIAPTDTAAELTWMARKCLDLRLFPSPGSERWDLSVQDIQGELLVVSQFTLYGDCRKGRRPSFDGAAPPAQAEALYNDFVALLRTSELRVETGQFGAMMQVEIHNDGPVTLVVERDASG; encoded by the coding sequence GTGCGAGTCGTAGTGCAGCGGGTGACGGCTTCTAGCGTCACCGTAGATGGGCAGATCGTGGGGAAAATTGGTGCAGGGCTTAACTTGCTGGTGGGCATTGCGCCTACCGACACCGCTGCCGAACTGACCTGGATGGCGCGCAAATGCTTGGATTTGCGGCTGTTTCCGTCACCGGGCAGCGAGCGCTGGGATCTCTCAGTTCAAGATATTCAGGGCGAACTTTTGGTGGTGAGCCAGTTCACCCTCTACGGCGACTGCCGCAAGGGGCGCCGACCTTCCTTTGATGGAGCCGCCCCACCCGCCCAGGCAGAAGCGCTGTACAACGACTTTGTGGCGCTGCTTAGAACCAGCGAGCTGCGGGTAGAGACCGGCCAATTTGGCGCGATGATGCAAGTCGAAATTCACAACGACGGGCCTGTCACCTTGGTTGTAGAACGGGACGCTTCTGGGTAA